From the Nerophis lumbriciformis linkage group LG05, RoL_Nlum_v2.1, whole genome shotgun sequence genome, the window ACAAGGTGAAGGAAATCATGCTGAGCACAGGTGGTAAAGTGTCACAGGTAGACCCAGCAGTATTGTATTGGCTGGATGATGAAAACACAGTGACGGGTGTACTCGCATGTCATGTAGATGATTCTCTGTGGGCAGGCTCATCAAATTTTTCAGAAAATGTGATCCCTAAGCTAAAGTCTGGGTTCCAAGTGGGACGTGAGGAACATGACAATTTCTGCTATttggaaatggatattgaaactgtTAATGATTCTGTACAGTTGCATCAGCACAGCTACATTGAAAGTCTGCACCCCATTCACTTACAGCCAGTCCGTGCTCTAGAAAGAGATGCTCCTCTTAATGAAACAGAACAAGAACAACTCAGATCAAAAATAGGACAGATACTCTGGGTTGCAAAACAGACAAGACCTCATGTAATGTTTGATTCTTGTAGTCTGGCATCTAGTCTAAAGAATGCGACTGCGCAATCAATTCACAATGCTAATAAGTTGGTTTGTAAACTGAAAGCTGAAAAAGTGACTTTGAAATGTCAACATTTGGGAAATGATGCTTTAAACCTAACTTTAACCTAATTAGGAAATCTTCCTGATGGAGGTACACAAGGGGGCATGTTGATCACCCTAATGGGAAAAGGAGGTACATTCTCCCCCCTTTACTGGCAGTCCAAGAGGATTTGACGAGTGGTGCGAAGCACCCTTGCTGGAGAGACACTTGCCATGTCGGATGGAATAGACAACGCTGTGTTTTTCTTGCCATCCTTTATTCTGAGCTCACTACTGGCACCGCTGGTCTAAATGCTCCAGCGTTAGTTTGTGTGACTGATAATCATTCCCTCTATGATGCTCTTCGATCAACAAAACAGGTCACACAGAAAAGGCTTCGGTTGGATATAAGTGGCATCAAAGAACTAATTCACAACAGAAAAATATAACAAGTGCTTTGGTCAGCAACAAAAGCTCAACTGGCTGACTGTCTTACTAAAAAGGGGGCATCACCGTTGATGCTTTTGAAAGCATTGAGTGAAGGAGAATGGGTTCTTACCTAGGTTGATTTTATTATTTCTGTTGTTTAAAAAGACATGTATTTGTTCTCAAGAAACATgtgctatttaatttttttatttataaaagatAGGGAGATTGTTAACATGTTTCTCCATATACTGGATTAACGCATGCGCAGTGTTTGTGGGCGGGAAGAGGGGATCGAGTGTTTCCGGTTTTACCTCTGTGCGTCAGTTGATTAAAAGTTGTGAACCTGAATAGACGTCGTGTTTATTCACCCTCAATTAACAAAGTGCTCCGTGTATTTCTTTAATCTCCAGCACTTAGCGCTGCATGGACTCACTGATCGTTTACAAATTGAGTTCGGAGAGGACGTAACACCAGAAAGACCgcggcccacacaggaagtgaggtcaaaaagaacgcgccacagccagcttcataataagtggtttcgtaactcggagctaaccactggaaatatgaaagcgagtcatccagacatgcctgtgtttctcattcttctacatgtacacacacttgtggaaatcacacatgaatactttaagagaaagcgattgcagctatttcgggtACAACACttttcagacggcaagagaactttcaaatgtccgggtcagttgtgattctacttagcgaaaaactttgtccatttgacgAAGGAGAGTCAATGAGAATGCGGGCTcgtgtggatgtgataaaaaaaaaaaagatagcgtgtgctctgtattacctggccgtcgaactTATCGTTcaaataagttaaatttaagaacttgcacacaaagcaatactggatgtgactatgacgtgtgcattttccgcgcaatGGTATGGTGGCGTTGCGCCAGGGGATGGAGGGGGgaaggggtcttaaacggtggtattgttgtgtgtgcacacggataaggttaggtgtgatttaccctagaTATTAGATAACCTTATCTTACCTTAGTGTAAACTGGGTCTCAGGATCTCTTTCCTGATGGCCTTGTTAAGCTGTGACCTCCAGTGTTTAATGGGGCAGTTTGCAACTTTTAGCTGCAAACTGAAACTTCTGGGATGAGACTCCGCACCTCCAAATCTAAGGCCAGGATTCTTAGGCTAAGGTTAACTAGCCTAAGAATCACTATGTGACAcggacatgtctggatgactcgccttcatatttccagcggTTCGCTCCgagctacgaaaccgctttattatgaagctgggtggtgtgttctttctgatgtcacttcctgtgtgggggcgaggtctttctggcgtcacttcctctccgaactcagtttgtaaactatCAATGAGTCCACACAAAGCAAAGTACCGGAgactcaagaaatacacggctgtgtaaaaatttgtccgaggagggggaccttaaacgctggtttagtgtggctgaaacgaggctttggctaaataattattcgtttaaggggttaaacgacttagtgtagacatggtctTAGTCGGAAAAAGGTGGATTGCCTCTTTTGGGTTGGGAGCGAGGTCTTGCCTCAGATAGAGAAGTTAAAATATCTCAATCTTTTTCACGAGTGGGGTAAAGCGAGAGCGCAAGATTAACAGGCAagttacctatggtcatgagctttgggtagtGACAAAAGATAACAAGATATAAATATAAGCAGCGGAAACGAGTTTTCTCCTTTCGGTGGTTGGACTCACTCTAAGAGACTGGGGGAGGTCATTGTGCCGGGAGGAGCTAAGACGAAAGTCGCTGCTCCTTCGCATCGAGAAGTTTAGATGACTCGGGCGTATAGTCTGAATGCCTCTCCCCCTAATGAGATGTTCTGGGCATGCTCAGctggaaaaatattttgccaTTGAGACTGCGGCCCTTGCGACCCGaaccggataagcggaagaagatgaatggatggaaattGTACGCAGAATACAGGTCGCAGTTTTATTAGTATCACTTTAAAATTAGTTGTCTTTGTAATATGAAATATCTGAATTAATGTTACAAACACTCAACATTTGAACATGATCCGGATACAATTAAACTGTGACAGATTAATTGTTTGACCTTGTGGCAGTTAGCGCCTTACAAAATGATGAATTtactttctttttgttattagcaCCCTTTAAACTAACACATTGACCTACTTTGTATCACTTACCTTCAGATTCTTGCAGCAACATTTGCGGACCGCAGTTGACCATCAGCTTGTACTTATTGTTTTCGTCCCTCTGCAAGACAAAAAAGTTTGGGTATTACAGGACGATAtaattgtattgttttaattattttacaaTTAACCTACGCTTACAGGTCACATAAAGATGTGTGCAAAAAATGTCAGAACTTTGTCAAACAATAAGTATTTTGGCTCAAGTTAGTTCCTCAGTAATTGTAACAAACTTGTAAAATATGAATGCAAGACGGCTAAATTTGTGACCAGGTCTCTGCCCCAAAAAATGTTGGAACGTTGCCAAAATTGCACAGACAGAATTTGTGCCCATTTTAATCCCTCATGTtgtaacaaacaaaaaatgttaacaGACAACTAAAATTGAAGCTTGTGGTCTGCGCATAAAATAATATTGTAATTTAATCAAACTTGGAAGACGGAAATACCTCAGAGTTTCTCCCCATGATTTCATAGGCAGGATCAGCTCTCCGACCCTCCTCTTTGACACAAGGCCCATTGACTGGTAAGAGGGAAGAAAAACACCAGTCGTGATGAGCGTCACAATAGTTAATTTATTATTCTTaattaagccccgtttcagccacactaaacaagCGTTTAGTGCAGCGCCCCTTTTTATTACTACAAAAATGAACTTTGTGAGTGTCTCGTCAGAGACAAATGATCTGCCCCAGAGAACAAAGATGGAAACGGAGGAAAAGAAAGAATTAAATGGAGTAAGGAGGAAAAAAGGTCCAAGGTCCAGTTGGAAAAGACGAAAGAGGACCTTACCTTCACGGTGCAATGCCTGACCATTCTGGTCTTCATCTGGGTTTTGACCACCAAACACCATCTGGGATCCGGGCAACTTTTTAGCATCTTCATCTTCTGAACTTCTTTTCAGTTGCAGCCCAGTCAAAAAACTTTGCACTTCGCTGAATATTTTACCATTCCATTTTAATCCAAGAGGCGGGCCCTTTCGGGGCGGATGACAGCGTGCCCTCTGGCACTTAAAGCAGTCTTCGTAAATGACTGTCGAAGCACAATTGCCAGGCGGTAGGGTTATTAGGTGTGGGTATAACGGTGCGGGGACCATGACTTCATACAAGTTCCGTTGGTTGGGTTTCCATTCCTTGGGGTAGCGCAGGAGTTCGTTGAAGAGGCTAGCTAGTTTCTCTCGCCCCTTTTTAGGCATTGGCGATCCCTCACTTGACGGCCTGTCCGAACTGGGCGGTGATAATTTCTCAACATTCCGATCTGCTGGATTGGGAAATATCACGTTGAGCTGCCTTCATTGTGATTTTTTGGCATTGGGTCCCAGGTCCCACATGGGCGGAGTCCAAAGTTCAAACAATCACACATCCATACAGGAAAAAAATGCATGCAATGTGTTTGTTTATTACAGGTCATCATTGTGGCCTACCTGGTACAGCAGGCAACATTGACCCGCTGGCAAGGTTGATTATGGGGGGTGGTGTCCCCTGTGAAAGGTTAAAATACAAACATACAAATAATTAAAACCTGATCGCTTCTTGTTGAAACACCATAAGGAATATTAACAAAAACATGGACACAGAATAGAGAAACATTTTCATTTCCATATACTATGGAAATTGTACTACGACAACCTTACCTGAAACCCACCGCATGTTGCACAAATGGTCACTATCGTTTTGGATGTAAGAGAGCTGAACAAGTGACAGGACTCAGCGTCATTCCGCTTCATGCCTCTCTCTCCAGAAGACCTATGCGAGCACACTAGTGGTGTTTTTGAAATAACCCCTTTTAAGGACTCTGTCAGGTGACTTTGGTGATTGGTGTCCACCGTTTGACCACCTTCCCCCTGGATCAGATTTCTCGGGGTGTCATACAGATACCTGAGTGATGTGGGTACCTTGTACTCGCCTTCTGGACCTTTGGCGCAACAACAAGGACTCAGATCTTGAGCCAAGTGGGGTGGCAGGCTAAAAACTGAACCAAAGTCCTCACAGATGTCTAGACTCCCCGTGTATGAGGATAAACTTCCAGAATACGAGATATGGCTCCCAGTGGCGATTCCGCTATCCGAGGAGCTCTGCCGACCAATTTCCTGCAGCTGTCTCGGGGCTTTGGCATCCAGGTTATGTCCATCACCCTGGTTAGCAGACAGCTTCTCCACGCTCGCCACTTTAGGATGGTAAGCCATTGGCAGTTCAGTCCAAATGGCCAAACGACTGGAAATGCTGCTATCCAATTGGCTGGTGTCTGAGTTGTCGGATGAACCCGATATGCTGCGGTCGTCTCTGCTGAACGTGGagtacactgttaaaaaaaagaaccattaaggtgtttaaat encodes:
- the LOC133606816 gene encoding protein Dok-7-like isoform X2, giving the protein MTESVVVEGYARLRDGKKWKTRWLVLRKPSPVADCLVLLVFKDKSDKAEGNKERATVTLVDICGLETGQCYEDVAFTLVILCLNQAALLGFDSRDNLQAWEGHLRYSLGEVHRFNVGVLAGTKLESGPATLHLCNNLLALVRDVPPVVIGHWNLPDLRRYGPVPNGFVFEGGTRCGYWSGVFLLTSSESEQISFLFDCIVREISPTRVPFGLLPVLPDPGTSQTNFEEKLNHETQELEKRLSMLSNQNSMVYSTFSRDDRSISGSSDNSDTSQLDSSISSRLAIWTELPMAYHPKVASVEKLSANQGDGHNLDAKAPRQLQEIGRQSSSDSGIATGSHISYSGSLSSYTGSLDICEDFGSVFSLPPHLAQDLSPCCCAKGPEGEYKVPTSLRYLYDTPRNLIQGEGGQTVDTNHQSHLTESLKGVISKTPLVCSHRSSGERGMKRNDAESCHLFSSLTSKTIVTICATCGGFQGTPPPIINLASGSMLPAVPADRNVEKLSPPSSDRPSSEGSPMPKKGREKLASLFNELLRYPKEWKPNQRNLYEVMVPAPLYPHLITLPPGNCASTVIYEDCFKCQRARCHPPRKGPPLGLKWNGKIFSEVQSFLTGLQLKRSSEDEDAKKLPGSQMVFGGQNPDEDQNGQALHREVNGPCVKEEGRRADPAYEIMGRNSERDENNKYKLMVNCGPQMLLQESEGTTFPLEASPAERPRSAAVTYVNIPGRVPPNMPTSTSRPQRQPT
- the LOC133606816 gene encoding protein Dok-7-like isoform X1, whose protein sequence is MTESVVVEGYARLRDGKKWKTRWLVLRKPSPVADCLVLLVFKDKSDKAEGNKERATVTLVDICGLETGQCYEDVAFTLVILCLNQAALLGFDSRDNLQAWEGHLRYSLGEVHRFNVGVLAGTKLESGPATLHLCNNLLALVRDVPPVVIGHWNLPDLRRYGPVPNGFVFEGGTRCGYWSGVFLLTSSESEQISFLFDCIVREISPTRVPFGLLPVLPDPGTSQTNFEEKLNHETQELEKRLSMLSNQNSMVYSTFSRDDRSISGSSDNSDTSQLDSSISSRLAIWTELPMAYHPKVASVEKLSANQGDGHNLDAKAPRQLQEIGRQSSSDSGIATGSHISYSGSLSSYTGSLDICEDFGSVFSLPPHLAQDLSPCCCAKGPEGEYKVPTSLRYLYDTPRNLIQGEGGQTVDTNHQSHLTESLKGVISKTPLVCSHRSSGERGMKRNDAESCHLFSSLTSKTIVTICATCGGFQGTPPPIINLASGSMLPAVPADRNVEKLSPPSSDRPSSEGSPMPKKGREKLASLFNELLRYPKEWKPNQRNLYEVMVPAPLYPHLITLPPGNCASTVIYEDCFKCQRARCHPPRKGPPLGLKWNGKIFSEVQSFLTGLQLKRSSEDEDAKKLPGSQMVFGGQNPDEDQNGQALHREVNGPCVKEEGRRADPAYEIMGRNSERDENNKYKLMVNCGPQMLLQESEGTTFPLEASPAERPRSAAVTYVNIPVSPTSKKQLNYMELELQEHSARSSALRKSSTKYAYIDITATEAAHVVGIQHALGRQEGLHTLELRRKGVPH